Proteins encoded within one genomic window of Prosthecobacter fusiformis:
- a CDS encoding ABC transporter ATP-binding protein, protein MNPTTLNIQHGQECPRSSHPPALDITALEKRFPRFTLGPINLSVPSGLIYGLIGPNGAGKTTLLDQIFGMGLPDAGRIQVNGLDHLRHEVEVKRRTAYVGPDLSYAAWGKVGRAIRFVRSFHPDWDDALASRLMQTFGIMPTDRIATLSFGGRMKLALLLAMAWRPHFLVLDEPTTGLDAHAKKAVFAELLAIVKDEARTVLLSTHQISDLERFADHVGILHQGRLLTEGTPADLMQRHVQVEFLCEDPAIRHLPGLFVQENAAARYRAVMDTQTTSIRALTDKGAGEIRSQPLSLEELFIALTP, encoded by the coding sequence ATGAACCCGACCACCCTGAACATCCAACACGGACAGGAGTGTCCACGCTCCTCTCATCCGCCCGCCCTTGATATCACCGCTTTGGAGAAACGTTTCCCGCGTTTCACCCTGGGGCCCATTAACCTGAGCGTTCCCTCTGGCCTCATCTATGGGCTTATAGGCCCTAACGGCGCAGGAAAAACGACCTTGCTGGACCAGATCTTTGGCATGGGTCTGCCCGATGCCGGCCGCATCCAGGTGAATGGCCTGGACCACCTGCGCCATGAGGTGGAGGTGAAAAGGCGCACCGCCTATGTGGGCCCAGACCTCAGTTATGCAGCGTGGGGAAAGGTAGGCCGGGCCATCCGGTTTGTGCGCAGTTTTCATCCCGACTGGGACGACGCGCTGGCCTCACGGCTCATGCAGACTTTTGGCATCATGCCGACGGATCGCATCGCCACGCTGTCATTCGGAGGCAGAATGAAACTGGCGCTGCTGCTGGCCATGGCTTGGCGGCCGCATTTTCTGGTGCTGGACGAGCCCACTACCGGTCTGGATGCCCATGCTAAAAAGGCGGTGTTTGCGGAGTTGTTGGCCATCGTTAAAGATGAGGCCCGGACAGTTCTTCTCTCCACGCACCAGATCAGTGACCTGGAGCGTTTTGCGGATCATGTCGGCATTCTTCATCAGGGCCGACTGCTGACTGAAGGCACACCGGCAGACCTCATGCAGCGTCATGTTCAGGTGGAGTTCCTGTGCGAGGACCCTGCCATCCGGCACCTGCCCGGACTTTTTGTTCAAGAGAACGCGGCAGCCCGCTATCGCGCTGTGATGGACACCCAGACAACCTCCATCCGTGCGCTGACGGACAAAGGTGCGGGCGAAATACGCTCACAGCCACTCTCCCTTGAAGAACTTTTCATCGCGCTCACCCCCTAA
- a CDS encoding dihydrofolate reductase: protein MTPCLSLIAVISADGFISAGEGVPWSLPKDRDHFRAYTQGKWLLLGRKTYEEMLGWFSDHHPLVLSRDAKFLPFLGERVTGIQEALQRAGEAHQPELVVCGGAGGYEAAMPLAERLIITHVDHLLGGGVPFPHFSQQDWEPISRVAHVRDDFHEHGFAIVTYQRVHKYQDAA, encoded by the coding sequence ATGACACCCTGCTTGTCTCTCATCGCGGTTATCTCGGCGGATGGTTTTATTTCAGCAGGTGAAGGCGTCCCCTGGAGCCTGCCGAAAGACCGCGACCACTTCCGTGCCTACACCCAGGGAAAATGGCTTTTGTTAGGCCGGAAGACGTATGAAGAAATGCTCGGCTGGTTCTCGGATCATCATCCCCTGGTGCTCAGCCGCGATGCCAAGTTCCTGCCTTTCCTGGGTGAGCGTGTCACCGGCATCCAGGAGGCTCTGCAACGTGCGGGTGAGGCTCATCAGCCTGAGCTGGTCGTCTGTGGCGGGGCAGGTGGATACGAAGCCGCCATGCCTCTGGCTGAGCGCCTCATCATTACCCATGTGGATCACCTGCTCGGCGGCGGAGTTCCCTTTCCCCATTTCAGCCAGCAGGATTGGGAGCCCATCTCCAGGGTGGCTCATGTGCGGGATGATTTTCATGAGCATGGCTTTGCCATCGTGACCTATCAGCGTGTGCACAAATATCAGGACGCTGCCTGA